The genomic DNA CGCTCCGCCCTCCCCGCCGACGGCCAGCCCGAGCGCGGCGGCGTTCGTGTCCTTGTCGACGACCACCGGCACCCCGAGCCGCCGCGCGAGCGCGTCCCGCAGGGGGAACCCGTCCCACTCGGGAAAGCCGGTGACCCGGTGCAGGACGCCGTGGATGTGGTCGAGGGGCCCGGGAAGCGCGACACCGACACCGAGCAGGAGCGATATGGCTGGGCGCACGGTGGGCACCGGGGCAGCCGCCGCCGTATCGGCGGTCCCCGAACTGGCAGTCCCCGTATTGGCGCCCTCCGTACCGCCAACTTCCGTACCGCCAACTTCCGTACCGGCGCCCTCCGTACCGGCAGCCTCCGCACCAGCAGTCCCCGTACCGGCAGCCGCCCTGTCGGCAGCCTCCGTATCAACAACCGCCGGGCCGACACCGACCCGCACACCCACTCCCCCGGCCGGCCTGTTCGCCCCCCGAACCGCCACCTCCCCGACCAGTTCCTCGACCTCCCGCCCCACCGCCTCCACCACAACCCCGGCCCCCGCCCCCAGATCCAGCGGAGCACCCCGCTCCCCCACCACCGCACCCGTGAGATCGACCAGCACCACGCGCAGCTCGTCCCGGTCCAGATGCACCCCGACCGCGTGCCCGGCCTCCGGGACCAGCCTCAGGACCGTGCGCGGTTTCCCGCCCGTGGACGCGCGCCGGCCCGCCTCCGCGACGAGGCCGGAGTCGCGCAGCCGAGCGGTGATCTTGCTGACGGCCTGCGGGGTGAGCCCGGTGCGGTCTGCGAGTTCGAGGCGGCTGATCCCGTCCGGGCCGGCCGTCCGCAGCAGGTCGAGGACCAGCGCGGTGTTGTGACTGCGGACGGCGAGCAGATTCGCCCCCACAGCCCCTACGACACCCATCGCTCCCGCCACACCAGCCACACCCATCGCATTCGCCCCAGCCACCGCAGCCACCGCACCCACCGTCGATCCGACTCCGCTCCCACCCCGCGCACTGTTCACACCCCCATTCTCCCCACCACTTGCACTTTGGCAACAGCGTTGCCAAAGTGGAGGGCATGACTGGACGCACGACTCGCACACCTCTCCGCGTCGGCCTCGTCGGCTACGGCCTCGCGGGCTCCGTCTTCCACGCCCCGCTGATCGCCGCCACCGAGGGCCTCGCGCTCGACACGGTGGTCACGTCGAACCCGGAGCGGCAGGAACAGGCCCGCGCGGAGTTCCCGGACGTCCGTACGGCCGCGACCCCCGACGAACTCTTCGCCCGCGCCGACGACTTGGACCTGATCGTCATCGCGTCCCCGAACAAGACGCACGTCACACTCGCGACCACCGCGCTGAAGGCCGGCCTCCCGGTCGTCGTGGACAAGCCGATCGCCGGCACCGCCGCCGAGGCCCGCGAACTCGCCGCGCTCGCCGAGGAGCACTCCCTCCTCCTCTCCGTCTTCCAGAACCGCCGCTGGGACAACGACTTCCTGACCCTGCGCAAGCTGGTGGCCGAGGGCGAGCTGGGCGACGTATGGCGCTTCGAGTCCCGGTTCGAGCGCTGGCGCCCGCAGCCCAAGGGCGGCTGGCGCGAGTCCGGCGACCCCGCGGAGATCGGCGGTCTGCTCTACGACCTCGGCAGCCATGTCGTGGACCAGGCGCTGACCCTCTTCGGCCCCGCGGCCTCCGTGTACGCCGAGTCGGACGTCCGCCGCCCGGGCGCGGAGACGGACGACGACACGTTCTTCGCGATCACCCACACGAACGGCGTCCGCTCGCACCTGTACGTCTCCGCGACCACCGCCCAACTCGGCCCGCGTTTCCGGGTGTTGGGCTCCAAGGCGGGCTATGTGAAGTACGGCCTGGACCCCCAGGAGGCGGACCTGCGGGACGGCAGGCGCCCCGGCACCGAGAAGAACTGGGGCCAGGAGTCCGAATCCCTCTACGGCCGGGTCGGCGCCGGCGAGTCCCCGCTGACCGGCGGCGGCCGCCCCGAGCCGACCCTCCCCGGCGACTACCCCGCGTACTACGCGGCCGTCGCCGCCGCCCTCCGTGACGGCACCCCCAACCCGGTGACCGCGCTGGAGGCGGCCGCCGCCCTCGACGTACTGGAAGCCGCGCGCCGCAGCGCCCGCGACGGAGTGACGGTGACCCTGTGACCCAGAACAAGCCCGCGATCACCCAGCGGATCGCCCCGGAGATCACCCCGACGGTGGAGGAACTCGAGGCACAGGAACGCCGGTTGGTGTTCCAGCGCTTCACCTACGACGACGCCTGGACGCTGGGTTCCCTGCTCGTGGAACGGGCCCGCGAGAGCCAGGCGCCGGTCGCCATCGACATCCGGCGCGCCGGTCAGCAGCTCTTCCACGCGGCGCTGCCGGGCTCGTCCCCCGACAACGACGCGTGGATCGACCGCAAGCGCAAGGTGGTCGAGCGCTTCGGTGCCGCCTCCTACCTGGTCGGCACCCGCTTCCGCGCCAAGGGCAGCACCTTCGAGGACTCCTCCCGCCTCGACCCGGACGAGTACGCGGCCCACGGCGGCTCGTTCCCGATCAGGGTCGAGGGCGTGGGCGTGATCGGCACGGTGACGGTGAGCGGGCTGCCGCAGTTGCAGGACCACCGGTTCGTGGTGGCGGCGCTGGAGCAGTTCCTGGACGACGACCGGAATTAATCGGCGGCTCCCTCCGGTTGGGACTGTCCGACACGTCCGACACCGAAGGGAACGGGTCCGATGAGCAACGCCCTGAAGGAAACGGTCGGCCGGTACGGCATCTGGAGCGCGGGTCTGCGCTCGGAAGATCCGTCCCGGCGCGGCGAGTTGGCGGAGGCCACGGCGGAGTTGGAGCAACTCGGGTACGGCGCGGTCTGGTTGGGTGGCAGCAGCAGCGCCCGCAACGCCGTCCCGCTCATCGGGGCGACGTCACGTATCGCCGTCGGGACCAGTATCCAGAGCATCTGGCAGTACACGGCGGCCGAGAGCGCGGCGAGCTTCGCCGAACTGGAGCAGGCCCACCCGGGCCGCTTCCTGCTCGGCCTCGGAGTGGCCCACGCCAAGAACACCGACGGGTACCGCCGCCCGTACTCGGCCCTGGTCGCCCATCTGGACGCCCTGGACACCGCCGGGGTACCCGCCGGGCGCCGCCTCCTCGCCGCGCTGGGCCCGAGGACGATCGAGCTGGCCCGGGACCGCGCGGCGGGCTCGATCCCGTACCTGGTGACACCGGAGCACACGGCGCGCTCCCGCGAGATCCTGGGCGAAACCCCTTTGCTGGCCCCGGAGTTGAAGGTGGTCCTGGAAACGGACCCGACCCGCGCCCGCACCCTGGCCCGCGAGGCCCTCTCCCCCTACCTCGCCCTCCCGAACTACACCGCCAACTTCCTCCGCAACGGCTTCACGGACTCCGACCTCACGGACGGCGGCAGCGACCACCTGGTGGACGCGGTGTTCGCGTGGGGCGAGGACGCTCAAATCCGCGCCCGCATCGACGACTTCCGAGCGGCGGGCGCGGACCACGTGGCCCTACAGGTGGTGGACGGCAACACGCGCGAGGAGCTGCCACGCGAGGCCTGGCGCAGGCTGGCTTCTCTACTGGGCTGAGCGACAGTTGCCCCTCAGGGGCGCGGGGCTGCATCGATATGCGGCTCCGCCGCGTGGGCGCGACCAGCCACAACCGGACGCGCACCCGCCAAACAACCGCAACCCCTCGCCCCTCAGGCGTCTTTGAACTCCTGCCGCTGCCGCCCAAGCCCCGAGATCTCCAACTCCACAACATCCCCGGCCCGCAAGAACGGCTTGGGCTCAGGCTGCCCCAACGCAACCCCCGCCGGCGTACCGGTGTTGATGACATCCCCGGGGTACAGGGTCATGAACTGGCTGACGTACCGCACCACTTCAGCCACCGAGAAGATCTGCTCCGCGGTCGTCCCGTCCTGCTTCAACTCCCCGTTGACCCACAGCTTCAGCGACAGCGCCTGCGGGTCCGGCACCTCGTCCGCCGTCACCAGCCACGGCCCCAGCGGGTTGAACGTCTCGCAGTTCTTCCCCTTGTCCCACGTCCCGCCCCGCTCGATCTGGAACTCCCGCTCGGACACGTCATGGGCGACCGCGTACCCCGCGACATGCGCGAGCGCCTCCTCGTGCGAGGACAGATAGCGGGCCGTACGTCCGATGACTACCGCCAGTTCGACCTCCCAGTCGGTCTTCACGGACTTGCGGGGGACGAGCACGGTGTCGTACGGCCCGACGACCGTGTCCGCCGCCTTG from Streptomyces sp. NBC_01478 includes the following:
- a CDS encoding ROK family transcriptional regulator: MGVAGVAGAMGVVGAVGANLLAVRSHNTALVLDLLRTAGPDGISRLELADRTGLTPQAVSKITARLRDSGLVAEAGRRASTGGKPRTVLRLVPEAGHAVGVHLDRDELRVVLVDLTGAVVGERGAPLDLGAGAGVVVEAVGREVEELVGEVAVRGANRPAGGVGVRVGVGPAVVDTEAADRAAAGTGTAGAEAAGTEGAGTEVGGTEVGGTEGANTGTASSGTADTAAAAPVPTVRPAISLLLGVGVALPGPLDHIHGVLHRVTGFPEWDGFPLRDALARRLGVPVVVDKDTNAAALGLAVGGEGGAFAYLHLGTGLGAGLVIGGGVHRGARTGAGEFGHQVIQLDGPPCDCGNRGCIEALCLAAVARGDVGEAARVLGAGAANLVGLLDIDLVLLGGRTVAADPEPFVRGVAAVLDERARREGAREAAVPVRVAPGGARGVAEGAAQLLLGPLFGRADG
- a CDS encoding Gfo/Idh/MocA family oxidoreductase is translated as MTGRTTRTPLRVGLVGYGLAGSVFHAPLIAATEGLALDTVVTSNPERQEQARAEFPDVRTAATPDELFARADDLDLIVIASPNKTHVTLATTALKAGLPVVVDKPIAGTAAEARELAALAEEHSLLLSVFQNRRWDNDFLTLRKLVAEGELGDVWRFESRFERWRPQPKGGWRESGDPAEIGGLLYDLGSHVVDQALTLFGPAASVYAESDVRRPGAETDDDTFFAITHTNGVRSHLYVSATTAQLGPRFRVLGSKAGYVKYGLDPQEADLRDGRRPGTEKNWGQESESLYGRVGAGESPLTGGGRPEPTLPGDYPAYYAAVAAALRDGTPNPVTALEAAAALDVLEAARRSARDGVTVTL
- a CDS encoding heme-degrading domain-containing protein; translated protein: MTQNKPAITQRIAPEITPTVEELEAQERRLVFQRFTYDDAWTLGSLLVERARESQAPVAIDIRRAGQQLFHAALPGSSPDNDAWIDRKRKVVERFGAASYLVGTRFRAKGSTFEDSSRLDPDEYAAHGGSFPIRVEGVGVIGTVTVSGLPQLQDHRFVVAALEQFLDDDRN
- a CDS encoding LLM class F420-dependent oxidoreductase gives rise to the protein MSNALKETVGRYGIWSAGLRSEDPSRRGELAEATAELEQLGYGAVWLGGSSSARNAVPLIGATSRIAVGTSIQSIWQYTAAESAASFAELEQAHPGRFLLGLGVAHAKNTDGYRRPYSALVAHLDALDTAGVPAGRRLLAALGPRTIELARDRAAGSIPYLVTPEHTARSREILGETPLLAPELKVVLETDPTRARTLAREALSPYLALPNYTANFLRNGFTDSDLTDGGSDHLVDAVFAWGEDAQIRARIDDFRAAGADHVALQVVDGNTREELPREAWRRLASLLG
- a CDS encoding fumarylacetoacetate hydrolase family protein, giving the protein MKLLRVGTAGAERPALLDAEGTLRDLSGIVPDIDGPLLADTAALGRIRAAADAGELPALDADGLRVGPPLARIGKVVCIGLNYHDHARETGAEPPAEPVIFFKAADTVVGPYDTVLVPRKSVKTDWEVELAVVIGRTARYLSSHEEALAHVAGYAVAHDVSEREFQIERGGTWDKGKNCETFNPLGPWLVTADEVPDPQALSLKLWVNGELKQDGTTAEQIFSVAEVVRYVSQFMTLYPGDVINTGTPAGVALGQPEPKPFLRAGDVVELEISGLGRQRQEFKDA